One stretch of Anolis sagrei isolate rAnoSag1 chromosome 11, rAnoSag1.mat, whole genome shotgun sequence DNA includes these proteins:
- the SLC27A4 gene encoding long-chain fatty acid transport protein 4, with product MLRFLALLLLLVVFRLFLDLPWIQVIPAILIFYLGSGGWKFLYIVVKTAKRDIMAGLSLASTWVNMWWYMKSGNTIPRIFERVAKRHPEKAALIFQGTGETWTFRDLENYSNRVANLLFERGFRSGDAVALFMESRNQYVGLWLGMAKIGVEAALLNSNVRQDALVHCVNVSQAKAIIFGSELSAALKEVQPSLGKSVHLFCSGDLQAENIPAGAEHLDPLIQEASSLAPKPPDKGFLDKLFYIYTSGTTGLPKAAIIVHSRYYRMASLVYNGFRMRSDDVVYNCLPLYHSAGNIVGVGQCLLHGLTVVVRKKFSASGFWDDCVKYNCTVVQYIGEICRYLLNQPVQEAERRHRVRMALGNGLRATIWKEFTQRFGIPQIAEFYGATECNCSMGNFDNKFGACGFNSRILPFVYPINLVRVNEDTMELIRGPDGLCIQCKPGEPGQLVGRIKQTNPLQRFDGYLNREANSKKIAQNVFTKGDSAYLTGDVLVMDELGYMYFRDRTGDTFRWKGENVSTTEVEGTLSRLLSMTDVAVYGVEVPGTEGKAGMAAIVDPDNSCDLERFAEDMKKALPAYARPIFLRLVSELNKTSTFKFQKMDLRKEGYDPKVVKDRLYFLEPRLGRYLPLDQEAYQRIQSGQAKL from the exons ATGCTTCGCTTCCtggcgctcctcctcctccttgtcgtTTTCCGGCTATTCCTGGACTTGCCTTGGATCCAAGTCATCCCAGCCATCCTCATCTTTTACTTGGGATCCGGAGGATGGAAGTTCCTTTACATTGTTGTGAAAACAGCCAAGCGGGATATCAT gGCCGGCTTGTCCCTTGCCTCAACCTGGGTGAACATGTGGTGGTACATGAAGAGTGGCAACACCATCCCGCGCATCTTCGAGCGAGTAGCGAAGAGGCATCCGGAGAAAGCAGCTCTCATTTTCCAGGGGACGGGCGAGACCTGGACCTTCCGGGACTTGGAGAATTACTCCAACCGGGTGGCCAACCTCCTCTTTGAGAGGGGCTTCCGTTCGGGGGATGCAGTGGCCCTTTTCATGGAGTCGCGCAACCAGTACGTGGGCCTCTGGCTCGGCATGGCCAAGATTGGGGTGGAGGCGGCGCTGCTGAACTCCAACGTGCGGCAGGACGCTCTGGTCCACTGCGTCAACGTCTCCCAAGCCAAAGCCATCATCTTCGGGAGCGAGTTGTCTGCAG CTTTAAAGGAGGTGCAACCTTCACTCGGGAAGTCGGTCCACCTCTTCTGCTCCGGAGACCTGCAAGCGGAAAACATCCCAGCCGGTGCAGAACATCTGGATCCATTGATTCAGGAAGCCTCTTCCCTCGCACCCAAGCCTCCGGACAAGGGGTTTCTAG ATAAACTGTTCTATATTTACACTTCGGGCACGACGGGTCTGCCTAAGGCTGCCATCATCGTCCATTCAAG GTATTACCGCATGGCGTCGTTGGTGTACAATGGATTCCGGATGAGATCGGACGACGTGGTTTACAATTGCCTCCCCTTGTATCACTCCGCAG GTAACATTGTGGGTGTGGGGCAGTGCCTCCTCCACGGGCTGACGGTGGTGGTGCGGAAGAAGTTCTCCGCTTCTGGCTTCTGGGACGACTGCGTCAAGTACAACTGTACG gTTGTGCAGTACATTGGGGAGATCTGTCGGTATCTCTTGAACCAGCCGGTGCAGGAAGCGGAGCGGAGGCACCGGGTGCGGATGGCGCTGGGCAACGGCTTGCGGGCCACCATTTGGAAAGAGTTCACCCAGCGCTTTGGCATCCCCCAGATTGCCGAGTTTTACGGCGCTACCGAGTGCAACTGCAGCATGGGCAACTTCGACAACAAG TTCGGAGCCTGTGGCTTCAACAGCCGGATCCTTCCCTTTGTTTACCCCATCAACCTGGTCCGGGTCAACGAGGACACCATGGAGCTGATTCGGGGACCCGACGGGCTTTGCATTCAGTGCAAACCAG GGGAACCTGGCCAGCTGGTCGGCCGCATCAAACAAACCAATCCACTGCAGCGCTTTGACGGCTACTTGAACCGCGAGGCCAACTCGAAAAAGATAGCCCAAAATGTCTTCACCAAAGGCGACTCTGCCTACCTCACAG GAGACGTGCTGGTCATGGATGAGTTGGGCTACATGTATTTCCGAGACCGGACGGGAGACACTTTCCGCTGGAAAGGCGAAAATGTTTCCACGACGGAAGTGGAAGGAACGCTCAGTCGCCTCCTCAGCATGACGGATGTTGCTGTCTATGGGGTGGAAGTTCCAG GCACCGAAGGGAAGGCCGGAATGGCAGCCATTGTTGATCCGGACAACTCCTGCGATCTGGAGCGTTTCGCGGAGGACATGAAGAAGGCCCTTCCTGCGTATGCACGGCCCATTTTCCTGCGGTTGGTCTCGGAATTGAACAAAACAA GCACCTTCAAGTTCCAGAAGATGGACCTGCGCAAGGAGGGCTACGACCCCAAAGTGGTGAAGGACCGGCTGTATTTCCTGGAGCCGAGGCTGGGCCGGTACTTGCCTCTCGACCAGGAGGCCTACCAGCGGATCCAGTCCGGACAAGCCAAATTGTAA